In the genome of Pseudomonas sp. P5_109, one region contains:
- a CDS encoding DUF2790 domain-containing protein, which translates to MNTKAIYAACLFAALNICTLSARAEADVAPKTYTYGSHLDIKKVVSLTEDSTPSCGVVNARLTYLDSQSETRVLDYSKFADNCNSQN; encoded by the coding sequence ATGAACACCAAGGCCATCTACGCCGCTTGCCTGTTTGCCGCCCTGAACATCTGCACCCTGTCGGCCCGTGCCGAAGCCGATGTCGCGCCTAAAACCTACACCTATGGCAGCCACCTCGACATCAAGAAAGTGGTGTCGCTGACCGAGGACTCTACGCCTTCCTGCGGCGTGGTGAATGCCCGGCTGACCTACCTCGACTCCCAGTCCGAAACCCGGGTGCTGGATTACAGCAAGTTCGCCGACAACTGCAACTCGCAGAACTGA
- the pcsA gene encoding phosphatidylcholine synthase, whose product MISTLYIARLKAWGAHGFTATGVVTAFLATLSLLDNQPTHCLLWLGVALIVDGLDGALARKVNVQSVLPSFDGSILDLVIDYLTYVFIPALFIYRYIPLPDYTLLLSVSLILVSSLFCFCNVNMKSKDNYFQGFPAAWNVVALCLYIIAPSAWITFLTIIGLALLTVTRMKFLHPFRVRRFMPINIAVTAIWLLCSLSLVLNHPVINPLVMGLWLLMSAYFLGICLWRTALEWLDESRLK is encoded by the coding sequence GTGATTTCAACCCTCTACATCGCCAGACTCAAAGCCTGGGGCGCCCATGGTTTTACCGCCACTGGCGTGGTCACCGCCTTCCTCGCCACCCTGTCCCTGCTGGATAACCAGCCGACCCATTGCCTGTTATGGCTGGGTGTCGCCCTGATCGTCGACGGCCTGGACGGCGCGCTGGCACGCAAGGTCAATGTGCAGTCGGTGCTGCCGAGCTTCGATGGCTCGATCCTCGACCTGGTGATCGATTACCTGACGTATGTGTTTATCCCTGCCCTGTTCATCTACCGCTACATCCCGTTGCCGGACTACACCTTGCTGCTGAGCGTGTCGCTGATTCTGGTGTCGTCGCTGTTCTGTTTCTGCAACGTCAACATGAAAAGCAAGGACAACTACTTCCAGGGCTTCCCCGCCGCCTGGAACGTGGTTGCCCTGTGCCTGTACATCATCGCCCCATCAGCGTGGATCACCTTCCTCACGATCATTGGCCTGGCCTTGCTGACCGTGACCCGGATGAAATTCCTGCATCCGTTCCGCGTGCGCCGGTTCATGCCGATCAACATTGCGGTGACGGCCATCTGGTTGCTGTGCAGTTTGTCGCTGGTGCTCAACCATCCCGTCATCAACCCGTTGGTGATGGGGCTTTGGCTACTGATGTCGGCGTACTTCCTGGGCATCTGCCTGTGGCGCACGGCGCTGGAGTGGCTCGACGAATCGCGGCTCAAGTAG
- the ligD gene encoding DNA ligase D, with protein sequence MPRSSSKEKSSPLTGARKARLPDLLKPQLATLVEKVPDGPWRYEIKFDGYRIMARIDHGEVKLITRNGHDWTHKLPRQAQALAALGLESAWLDGEMVVADDQGVADFQALQNAFEMDRSDGILYYLFDLPYLNGVDLREVPVEERRTALSTVLNGNDQPLLRFSESFGEEPQALLNSACQMRMEGLIGKRLGSPYVSRRSSDWIKLKCQHRQEFVIVGFTEPKGSRHAFGALLLGLHDRDSGELRYAGKVGTGFNEATLRSIHEQLKPLQVKKPPVVNPPGGSEARDVHWLKPRLLAEVAFAEMTRDGSVRHAVFHGLRNDKPAHAITEERAKTVKTSTAKKTTPKNTAPAPSQIGLEEGKVRITHPDRVIDPDSGTTKLQLAQYYASVAEWILPELKDRPVALVRAPDGIGGELFFQKNAEHLAIPGITTLDKQLTGQPIMLINNAEALIGAVQMGTVELHTWNATSDKLDKPDRFVLDLDPDPALPWKRMVEATQLTLSVLDELGLKAFLKTSGGKGIHVVVPLTRKLGWDEVKDFSHAIVSHMANLLPERFSAVSGPKNRVGRIFIDYLRNGLGATTICAYAARTREGLPVSVPIFREEVAELKGGNHWNVHNVHERLSEVGDAPWAQMPGTRQAITAEMRRRVGMKK encoded by the coding sequence ATGCCCCGAAGCTCAAGCAAGGAAAAATCATCGCCACTGACGGGTGCGCGCAAAGCCAGGCTGCCGGACCTGCTCAAGCCTCAGCTGGCAACGCTGGTGGAAAAAGTCCCGGACGGCCCATGGCGTTACGAAATCAAGTTCGACGGCTACCGGATCATGGCGCGCATCGACCACGGCGAGGTGAAACTCATCACCCGCAATGGCCACGACTGGACCCACAAACTACCCCGGCAGGCCCAAGCCCTGGCCGCACTGGGCCTGGAATCGGCGTGGCTCGATGGTGAAATGGTGGTGGCCGACGACCAGGGTGTAGCGGACTTTCAGGCGCTGCAAAACGCTTTCGAGATGGATCGCAGCGACGGCATTCTCTACTACCTGTTCGATCTGCCGTACCTCAACGGCGTGGACTTGCGCGAAGTGCCGGTCGAAGAGCGCCGGACCGCGCTTTCAACGGTGCTCAACGGCAATGACCAGCCGTTGCTGCGCTTCTCCGAGTCATTTGGCGAGGAGCCACAGGCCTTGCTCAACAGCGCCTGCCAGATGCGCATGGAAGGGCTGATCGGCAAGCGCCTGGGCTCGCCTTATGTGTCCCGGCGCAGCAGCGACTGGATCAAGCTCAAATGCCAGCATCGCCAGGAGTTCGTCATCGTCGGTTTCACCGAACCGAAAGGCTCGCGCCATGCCTTCGGCGCACTGCTGCTGGGGCTGCATGACCGCGATAGCGGCGAGTTGCGTTACGCGGGCAAGGTCGGCACCGGGTTCAACGAGGCGACCCTGCGCAGCATCCATGAGCAGCTCAAGCCGTTGCAGGTGAAAAAACCGCCGGTGGTCAATCCACCCGGCGGTTCCGAGGCCAGGGATGTGCACTGGCTCAAACCCCGATTGCTGGCCGAAGTGGCCTTCGCCGAAATGACCAGGGACGGCTCGGTGCGGCATGCCGTGTTCCATGGCCTGCGCAATGATAAACCGGCACATGCCATCACCGAGGAGCGCGCGAAAACCGTGAAGACCTCCACTGCGAAAAAAACCACGCCCAAGAACACCGCGCCCGCACCGTCACAAATCGGCCTGGAGGAGGGCAAGGTGCGCATCACTCACCCGGACCGGGTGATCGACCCCGACAGCGGCACCACCAAACTGCAGCTGGCGCAGTACTACGCGAGTGTCGCCGAGTGGATCCTGCCCGAACTCAAGGATCGCCCGGTGGCGCTGGTGCGTGCGCCGGACGGCATCGGCGGCGAACTGTTTTTCCAGAAGAATGCCGAGCACCTGGCGATCCCCGGCATCACCACCCTCGACAAACAACTTACCGGCCAGCCGATCATGCTGATCAACAACGCCGAGGCGCTGATTGGCGCGGTGCAGATGGGTACCGTGGAGCTGCATACCTGGAATGCTACGTCTGACAAACTCGACAAGCCGGATCGTTTTGTCCTCGACCTTGACCCGGACCCGGCGTTGCCGTGGAAGCGCATGGTCGAGGCCACGCAACTGACGCTGTCGGTGCTGGATGAACTGGGGCTCAAGGCGTTTCTGAAAACCAGCGGCGGCAAGGGCATTCACGTGGTGGTGCCGCTGACCCGCAAGCTCGGTTGGGATGAGGTCAAGGATTTCAGCCATGCCATTGTCAGCCACATGGCCAATCTGTTGCCCGAGCGTTTTTCGGCGGTGTCGGGACCGAAGAACCGGGTCGGCCGGATCTTCATCGATTACCTGCGCAACGGTCTGGGGGCGACCACCATTTGTGCCTACGCCGCGCGCACCCGTGAGGGATTGCCGGTGTCAGTGCCGATCTTTCGTGAGGAGGTGGCCGAGTTGAAGGGGGGGAATCATTGGAACGTGCACAACGTGCACGAACGCCTTTCAGAAGTGGGGGACGCGCCATGGGCGCAGATGCCCGGAACCCGGCAGGCGATCACCGCCGAAATGCGTAGGCGGGTCGGAATGAAGAAGTGA
- a CDS encoding class I SAM-dependent methyltransferase produces the protein MSTPIDLTALKNRQMASWASGDYAVIGTTLQIVGEQLAEACDLLCDERVLDVAAGNGNATLAAARRGCQVTSTDYVAALLERGEERARAEHLIVSFQVADAEALPFADGSFDAVLSTFGVMFTPDQPKAAAELARVCRPGGRIGLANWTPEGFVGQMFKTLGQHLPPAPGANPPSRWGTEAWLHEHFDEREFLLQVTCRTFNFRYRSTAHFIDTFRRWYGPMHKAFAALPEDGAKALEADLTELINRMNRAGDKSLVVPSEYLEVVITRR, from the coding sequence ATGAGTACACCCATTGATCTGACTGCCTTGAAAAACCGCCAGATGGCCTCCTGGGCCAGCGGCGACTACGCCGTGATCGGTACCACCCTGCAAATTGTCGGCGAGCAACTGGCCGAAGCCTGCGACCTGTTGTGCGATGAACGCGTGCTCGATGTCGCCGCCGGCAACGGTAACGCGACACTCGCCGCCGCGCGCCGTGGCTGCCAGGTGACGTCCACCGACTATGTCGCGGCCTTGCTGGAGCGCGGCGAAGAGCGGGCCCGGGCAGAGCACCTGATAGTCTCCTTCCAGGTCGCCGATGCCGAAGCCTTGCCCTTTGCCGACGGCAGTTTTGATGCCGTGCTGTCGACCTTCGGCGTGATGTTCACGCCGGACCAGCCCAAGGCCGCCGCGGAGCTGGCGCGGGTTTGCCGCCCGGGCGGGCGGATCGGCCTGGCCAACTGGACGCCGGAAGGTTTTGTCGGCCAGATGTTCAAGACCCTTGGCCAGCACCTGCCACCCGCGCCGGGAGCGAATCCGCCCTCGCGCTGGGGCACCGAAGCCTGGTTGCACGAGCACTTCGACGAACGGGAGTTCTTGCTCCAGGTGACGTGCCGCACCTTCAATTTCCGCTATCGCTCGACGGCGCATTTCATCGACACCTTCCGCCGCTGGTACGGGCCGATGCACAAGGCCTTCGCCGCACTGCCCGAGGACGGCGCCAAGGCGCTGGAAGCGGACCTGACCGAGCTGATCAACCGGATGAACCGGGCGGGAGACAAGTCGCTGGTGGTGCCGAGTGAATACCTGGAGGTGGTGATTACGCGGCGCTAA
- a CDS encoding DUF4242 domain-containing protein, with product MPKFVIEREIQGAGDLSERDLKAASQKSCRALRDLPEVQWLQSYVTGDKLYCVYISPNEEQIREHARISGFPANRISQVMNVIDPTTAE from the coding sequence ATGCCGAAGTTCGTCATTGAACGCGAGATCCAGGGCGCCGGAGATCTGTCGGAAAGGGATTTGAAAGCCGCTTCGCAAAAGTCCTGCCGGGCGTTGCGGGATTTGCCAGAGGTGCAGTGGCTGCAGAGTTATGTCACCGGCGACAAGCTCTACTGCGTATACATCTCGCCGAACGAAGAGCAAATCAGGGAGCACGCGAGGATCAGTGGTTTTCCCGCCAACCGCATTTCCCAGGTGATGAACGTCATCGATCCGACGACGGCGGAGTAA
- a CDS encoding ATP-binding protein, whose translation MTLALHWPRTLASRLSLIFLIGLILAQALSFGAQYYERYESSKNTMLGNLETDVSTSVAILDRLPADERAGWLQQLERRNYSYLLDEGSPGTPIRSDMPDAPIALASIKDAIGHDYPMTFTDIPGPKKHFQVHLNLADGSPLTIDVRPAMVPLSPWLPIVLLGQLALMLACSWLAVRIAIRPLTRLAGAVETLDPNTHPVLLDEKGPTEVAHAAKAFNSMQARIAAYLKERMQLLAAISHDLQTPITRMKLRAEFMDDSSEKDKLWNDLGEMEHLVREGVAYARSIHGATEESRRTDLDSFLDSLVFDYQDVGKDVQLTGKSAAVIDTRPHALRRVLVNLTDNALKFAGAAELRVEKQANGNLSIKILDRGPGIAEEELKQVMEPFYRVENSRNRSTGGTGLGLAIAQQLAIAIGGALTLSNREGGGLCAELRLPG comes from the coding sequence ATGACCCTGGCGCTGCACTGGCCGCGCACCCTGGCCTCGCGGCTGTCGCTGATTTTCCTGATTGGCCTGATCCTCGCCCAGGCCTTGTCCTTTGGTGCACAGTACTACGAACGCTACGAATCCTCGAAAAACACCATGCTCGGCAACCTGGAAACCGACGTTTCTACCTCCGTTGCCATCCTCGACCGCTTGCCCGCCGATGAGCGCGCCGGTTGGCTGCAGCAACTGGAGCGACGCAATTACAGTTACCTGCTCGATGAGGGTTCACCGGGCACGCCGATACGCAGCGACATGCCCGATGCGCCCATTGCCCTGGCCTCGATCAAGGACGCCATCGGCCACGATTACCCGATGACCTTTACCGACATCCCCGGGCCGAAAAAGCATTTTCAAGTGCATTTGAACCTGGCGGACGGCAGCCCGCTGACCATCGACGTGCGCCCGGCGATGGTCCCGTTGTCGCCCTGGCTGCCCATCGTGCTGCTCGGGCAACTGGCGTTGATGCTGGCCTGCTCCTGGCTGGCGGTCAGAATCGCCATCCGCCCCCTCACCCGCCTCGCCGGCGCCGTCGAAACCCTCGACCCCAACACCCACCCCGTGCTCCTCGACGAAAAAGGCCCGACCGAAGTCGCCCACGCCGCCAAGGCCTTCAACTCGATGCAGGCACGCATCGCGGCGTACCTGAAAGAACGCATGCAACTGCTCGCGGCCATCTCCCACGACCTGCAAACCCCCATCACCCGCATGAAACTGCGCGCCGAGTTCATGGACGACTCCAGCGAAAAAGACAAACTGTGGAACGATCTGGGCGAGATGGAACACCTGGTGCGCGAAGGCGTGGCCTACGCCCGCAGCATCCACGGCGCCACCGAAGAAAGCCGCCGCACCGACCTCGACTCATTCCTCGACAGCCTGGTGTTCGACTACCAGGACGTGGGCAAGGACGTTCAACTCACCGGCAAGAGTGCCGCCGTCATCGACACCCGCCCCCACGCCTTGCGCCGGGTACTGGTCAACCTGACGGACAACGCACTGAAGTTTGCCGGTGCCGCCGAGTTGCGGGTGGAAAAGCAGGCCAATGGCAACCTCTCGATCAAAATCCTCGACCGTGGTCCGGGGATCGCCGAGGAAGAACTCAAGCAAGTGATGGAACCCTTCTACCGCGTGGAAAACTCCCGCAACCGCAGCACCGGCGGTACCGGGCTGGGGTTGGCGATTGCCCAGCAACTGGCGATCGCGATTGGCGGGGCGTTGACCTTGAGCAATCGTGAGGGTGGCGGGTTGTGTGCGGAGTTGAGATTGCCGGGGTAG
- a CDS encoding DUF2063 domain-containing protein, whose amino-acid sequence MSKQSLHQQQSSMGQYLRDPEHCAPPAEMDPARAQVYRDLVFANLSSLLSGTFPVLVRILGDEDWRALVRIFLRDYRARTPKFGEIAQEFVEFLADGPQALSDGSWPPFMVELAHYEWVEMALQQSDAEPLVVGDVALLLDRVLQVSPLAWPLAYAWPVHKVGPGYLPDVLPDQPTLLLVRRDEDWSVRFSGLSPLAWRLLQRIGEFPGLTGLAQLQGLAVEVGVVGDLGFLEGGVGLLRQMHGEGVVGVLGTYPLLR is encoded by the coding sequence GTGAGCAAGCAATCGTTGCATCAACAGCAAAGCAGCATGGGCCAGTACTTGCGTGATCCCGAGCATTGCGCGCCCCCCGCGGAGATGGACCCTGCCCGGGCGCAGGTTTATCGCGACCTGGTGTTTGCCAATCTGTCGTCGTTGCTCAGTGGCACCTTTCCGGTGTTGGTGAGGATTCTTGGGGATGAGGATTGGCGTGCGCTGGTACGCATCTTCCTGCGGGACTACCGCGCGCGCACGCCGAAATTCGGTGAAATCGCCCAGGAGTTTGTCGAGTTTCTCGCGGACGGGCCTCAGGCGTTGAGTGATGGGTCGTGGCCGCCGTTCATGGTGGAGCTGGCGCATTACGAGTGGGTGGAAATGGCCTTGCAACAGTCGGACGCCGAGCCTTTGGTTGTCGGTGATGTTGCGTTGCTGCTGGATCGGGTTTTGCAGGTGTCGCCGCTGGCCTGGCCGTTGGCGTATGCCTGGCCGGTGCACAAGGTAGGGCCGGGGTATCTGCCGGATGTGTTGCCTGATCAGCCGACGTTGTTGTTGGTGCGTCGGGATGAGGACTGGAGTGTGAGGTTTTCCGGGTTGAGTCCGTTGGCTTGGCGATTGTTGCAGCGTATTGGTGAGTTTCCCGGGTTGACTGGGCTTGCGCAGTTGCAGGGGTTGGCGGTGGAGGTGGGGGTGGTGGGGGATTTGGGGTTTTTGGAGGGTGGGGTGGGGTTGTTGCGGCAGATGCATGGGGAGGGGGTTGTTGGGGTTTTGGGTACATATCCGTTACTTCGGTAA
- a CDS encoding cytochrome c biogenesis protein DipZ has translation MLLIAFLGGILTVLSPCILPVVPFLFAGADRTRSSILLTLGGMVLTFALVSSLAVVSTEWVIQASNTGRHVALFVMVLFALSLISARVGDWLARPFVVLGNRIDPNSRKMSGPLASIMIGVATGLLWAPCAGPILGVILTSAMLQGANAGTSLLLVAYGAGSALSLGTLIFAGRGLVNRLKPAIPVTGWLRRGAGVAVLGGAAVIATGANDQLLANTSSEAVSSVEKGVLETVPKVVDYLVSKVKADSTMGNAQGAMPSLSGAVDWINSPALTNEALKGKVVLVDFWTFDCINCKHTLPYVKDWAKKYEKDGLVVIGVHTPEYGFERIIDNVRAKVKEYGITYPVAIDNNYAIWRNFDNQYWPAHYIIDAKGQVRYTHFGEGSYDTQEQVIQQLLEEAKAGTPAA, from the coding sequence ATGTTACTCATCGCTTTCCTGGGCGGCATATTGACCGTCCTCAGCCCGTGCATCCTGCCGGTCGTGCCATTCCTGTTCGCCGGGGCCGACCGCACACGCTCCTCGATCCTGCTCACCCTCGGCGGCATGGTTCTGACGTTCGCCCTGGTTTCGAGCCTGGCCGTGGTCAGCACTGAGTGGGTGATACAAGCCAGCAACACCGGCCGCCACGTCGCCCTGTTCGTGATGGTGCTGTTCGCCCTGTCGCTGATTTCGGCCCGGGTCGGCGACTGGCTGGCGCGGCCCTTCGTGGTGCTGGGCAATCGCATCGACCCGAACTCGCGCAAGATGTCCGGACCGCTGGCTTCGATCATGATCGGTGTCGCCACCGGGCTGCTCTGGGCCCCGTGCGCCGGACCGATCCTCGGAGTGATTCTGACCAGCGCCATGCTGCAGGGCGCGAACGCCGGTACCAGTCTGCTGCTGGTGGCCTATGGCGCGGGCAGTGCGCTGTCCCTGGGTACCTTGATCTTTGCCGGTCGCGGCCTGGTCAATCGCTTGAAACCAGCGATTCCGGTCACTGGCTGGTTGCGTCGTGGCGCCGGGGTCGCGGTGTTGGGCGGGGCAGCGGTGATTGCCACGGGTGCCAATGACCAACTGCTGGCCAACACCTCATCCGAAGCGGTCAGCAGTGTCGAGAAAGGCGTACTGGAAACCGTGCCGAAAGTCGTCGATTACCTGGTCAGCAAGGTCAAGGCCGACAGCACCATGGGCAACGCCCAGGGCGCCATGCCGTCGCTGTCCGGCGCGGTGGACTGGATCAACTCGCCCGCACTGACCAACGAAGCGCTCAAAGGCAAGGTGGTGCTGGTGGACTTCTGGACCTTCGACTGCATCAACTGCAAGCACACCCTGCCGTACGTGAAGGACTGGGCGAAGAAGTACGAAAAGGACGGTCTGGTGGTGATCGGCGTACACACGCCCGAATACGGCTTTGAACGCATCATCGACAACGTCAGGGCCAAGGTGAAGGAATACGGCATCACCTACCCGGTGGCGATCGACAACAACTACGCGATCTGGCGCAACTTCGACAACCAGTACTGGCCGGCGCACTACATCATCGATGCCAAGGGGCAGGTGCGTTACACGCACTTTGGTGAAGGCAGCTACGACACTCAGGAACAAGTGATTCAGCAGTTGCTGGAAGAGGCCAAGGCCGGCACGCCCGCCGCGTAA
- a CDS encoding response regulator, with translation MDHVDHILIVDDDREIRELVGNYLKKNGLRTTVVADGRQMRAFLETTPVDLIVLDIMMPGDDGLLLCRELRAGKHKATPVLMLTARNDETDRILGLEMGADDYLVKPFAARELLARINAVLRRTRMLPPNLVVTEASRLLAFGRWRLDTSARHLLDEDGTMVALSGAEYRLLRVFLDHPQRVLNRDQLLNLTQGRDADLFDRSIDLLVSRLRQRLLDDAREPAYIKTVRSEGYVFSLPVEILGDQS, from the coding sequence ATGGATCACGTTGATCACATCCTCATCGTTGACGATGACCGCGAAATCCGCGAACTGGTAGGCAATTACCTGAAGAAGAACGGCCTGCGCACCACCGTCGTGGCGGATGGACGGCAGATGCGCGCGTTTCTGGAAACCACGCCGGTGGACCTGATCGTGCTGGACATCATGATGCCGGGGGACGATGGCCTGCTGCTCTGCCGCGAACTGCGCGCGGGCAAACACAAGGCCACGCCGGTCCTGATGCTCACCGCCCGCAACGATGAAACCGACCGCATCCTCGGCCTGGAAATGGGCGCCGACGATTACCTGGTCAAGCCGTTCGCCGCCCGTGAACTGCTGGCGCGGATCAACGCGGTGCTGCGGCGCACCCGCATGCTGCCGCCGAACCTGGTGGTGACCGAAGCCAGTCGCCTGCTGGCCTTCGGCCGCTGGCGCCTGGACACCTCGGCCCGCCACCTGCTCGATGAGGACGGCACCATGGTGGCCCTGAGCGGTGCCGAGTACCGATTGCTGCGGGTGTTTCTCGACCACCCGCAACGGGTGCTCAACCGTGATCAATTGCTCAACCTGACCCAGGGCCGCGACGCCGATCTGTTCGATCGCTCCATCGACCTGCTGGTCAGCCGCCTGCGCCAGCGCTTGCTCGACGACGCCCGCGAACCGGCCTACATCAAGACCGTGCGCAGCGAAGGCTATGTGTTTTCCCTGCCGGTGGAAATCCTGGGCGATCAATCATGA
- a CDS encoding GNAT family N-acetyltransferase, whose protein sequence is MTPRLDWLARHMQHSNTFAAWIHQQFHYEYAGQPLPDWQREFAEGQHSGDWKCLIALDHDELLGGAALARADLAHRPDLGPWLACVFVTPEARGKGLAERLIEGICAQAKASGETRIYLHTQDQSDYYARRGWVVLERFRAWDKDQWLMARDL, encoded by the coding sequence ATGACACCCCGCCTGGACTGGCTTGCTCGCCATATGCAGCACAGCAACACATTCGCTGCGTGGATCCACCAGCAGTTCCACTACGAATACGCTGGGCAGCCACTGCCCGACTGGCAACGAGAGTTCGCCGAAGGCCAACACAGCGGCGACTGGAAATGTCTGATTGCCCTTGACCATGATGAGCTGCTGGGCGGCGCGGCACTGGCCCGGGCCGATCTGGCCCATCGCCCGGATCTTGGGCCTTGGCTCGCTTGCGTGTTCGTTACTCCCGAGGCACGCGGCAAGGGCCTGGCGGAGCGGTTGATCGAAGGGATTTGCGCGCAAGCCAAAGCCAGCGGCGAGACGAGGATCTACCTGCACACCCAGGACCAGAGCGATTACTACGCCAGGCGCGGTTGGGTAGTGCTGGAGCGTTTTCGGGCGTGGGACAAGGATCAATGGCTCATGGCGCGAGACCTGTGA
- a CDS encoding tellurite resistance TerB family protein encodes MNTSDLLEQLLRAGQGSMAQQGGGGASAQGGLGDLGGLLGGLLGGGAGAGGGGAGLGGLLGGLLGGGSPMGGAPQSRSGGGTNYAALASLGMMAFQAYQTWQRSQASAPQEAPRTVDLLAGPEAEEHSHAILRALIAAAKADGRIDDAEKQMIRTEIGRHTDDPQLQQWLDDEVAKPLDANEVAQSATDPAIASEMYLASVMLVDDQQDAERNYLDQLAAALQIDPELQVHLEQQAKGAA; translated from the coding sequence ATGAACACCAGCGATCTGCTCGAACAATTATTGCGTGCCGGCCAGGGCTCGATGGCGCAACAGGGTGGCGGTGGCGCGTCCGCCCAAGGCGGGCTCGGCGACCTGGGTGGATTGCTCGGCGGGTTGTTGGGCGGTGGCGCCGGTGCTGGCGGTGGTGGTGCAGGATTGGGCGGTTTGCTCGGTGGTTTGCTGGGTGGCGGTTCACCGATGGGCGGCGCGCCACAAAGTCGTTCCGGAGGCGGTACTAATTATGCGGCGCTGGCGTCCCTCGGCATGATGGCGTTCCAGGCGTACCAGACCTGGCAGCGCAGCCAGGCGTCGGCACCGCAGGAAGCACCACGCACCGTGGACTTGCTCGCCGGCCCGGAGGCCGAGGAGCACAGCCATGCGATCCTGCGGGCATTGATCGCGGCGGCCAAGGCCGATGGCCGAATCGATGACGCCGAGAAGCAGATGATCAGAACTGAAATCGGCCGTCACACCGACGATCCGCAATTGCAGCAATGGCTGGACGATGAGGTCGCCAAGCCATTGGACGCCAATGAAGTCGCGCAGTCGGCCACCGACCCGGCCATCGCCTCGGAGATGTACCTGGCCAGCGTGATGCTGGTGGACGATCAGCAGGACGCCGAGCGTAACTATCTGGATCAACTGGCCGCGGCGTTGCAGATCGACCCAGAGTTGCAAGTGCATCTGGAACAGCAGGCCAAGGGCGCTGCCTGA
- a CDS encoding AraC family transcriptional regulator, with the protein MDALSQTLRVVHLVGAIFINARFTAPWCYQSPSADTAAPFLEPDAERVVIFHLITEGECYVELGDDPPLLLSAGDVVIFPQGDAHRMCSRPGLPPATGARLDAVLARRPRQLSYGGGGAVTRLVCGYLACDTRLAGMLLKGLPAVVRVNVRGSSAGIWLESSVRYALAEARSPRPGGEGVLAKLAEVLFIEVLRLYMNEQDEGRTGWLAGVRDRIVGAALNALHKKPCHAWTLDELARTASTSRSVLAERFQQLVGISPMQYLTQWRMLLAANLLRSSNSSLTRIAEEVGYQTDTAFSRAFRREFGAPPAAWRRGQAASNHLSGH; encoded by the coding sequence ATGGACGCTCTGTCACAGACCCTGCGCGTCGTGCACCTGGTCGGCGCGATCTTCATCAACGCCCGGTTCACCGCGCCCTGGTGCTACCAGTCGCCCAGTGCCGACACGGCGGCGCCGTTCCTGGAGCCCGATGCGGAACGGGTGGTGATCTTTCACCTGATCACCGAGGGCGAGTGCTATGTCGAACTGGGCGATGATCCGCCACTGCTACTGAGCGCGGGCGACGTGGTGATCTTCCCCCAGGGTGACGCCCATCGCATGTGCTCCCGACCTGGATTGCCCCCGGCCACGGGTGCGCGCCTGGATGCGGTGCTGGCGCGGCGGCCCCGGCAACTGAGTTATGGCGGCGGTGGCGCGGTCACCCGCCTGGTGTGCGGCTACCTGGCGTGCGACACGCGCCTGGCGGGCATGCTGCTCAAGGGCCTGCCGGCCGTGGTGCGGGTCAATGTGCGCGGTTCGAGCGCCGGCATCTGGCTGGAATCTTCCGTGCGTTATGCCCTCGCCGAAGCCCGCTCGCCCCGCCCCGGTGGCGAAGGCGTATTGGCCAAACTCGCCGAAGTGCTGTTCATCGAAGTGCTGCGCCTGTACATGAACGAACAGGACGAAGGCCGCACCGGCTGGCTGGCCGGCGTGCGCGACCGCATTGTCGGCGCCGCCCTCAACGCCTTGCACAAAAAACCCTGCCACGCCTGGACGCTGGACGAACTGGCACGCACCGCCAGCACCTCCAGATCGGTATTGGCCGAACGCTTCCAGCAACTGGTAGGGATCTCGCCGATGCAGTACCTGACGCAATGGCGCATGCTGCTCGCCGCCAACCTGTTACGCAGCAGCAACAGCTCATTGACGCGGATCGCCGAAGAAGTCGGCTACCAGACCGATACCGCCTTCAGCCGCGCTTTTCGTCGCGAGTTTGGCGCACCGCCGGCGGCGTGGCGGCGCGGGCAGGCGGCTTCGAATCACTTGAGCGGTCACTGA